DNA sequence from the Penicillium psychrofluorescens genome assembly, chromosome: 3 genome:
CAACAAACCCAAGCTCTAGTTCGTAGTCCAATGCTCTCGAAGGCCCGAAGATAATCGGTTTAGTTTCTGTCGAAGCAGTGCGATCGTAGAAATGTCCCTGTGGCCGAACAATCGGCGTGCCGGAAACGACTATCGTGCTTGCGCGGCCAGTGTATCCGATGGGGAAATTGAAGAAGCCTGGGGGCGGTGTGTCGTCGTTTAAGATCGCTCGGCCGGCATTCTTGACGTGGTGGAGACTACATGAGAAGTCTGTGAATCCACCTATAGACACAGGCATATTCATGGTGACATCTTCAACGTTCTCGGTGCTGTTGGGAGGCAGGTCGCCTGTCAAGCATGACTGCAGCAGCTTCCGAACCTCGTGCTGGATGTCCTTCGACAAGGCTGCATACTCGTTCAATGTCGATTTCTCGAAAATGCCCACAGGCAAACCGGACACTTTAGAGAAGGCACCTGACTGCTGTAGGACcccgaggaagatgatggttCTTTCGAGTCGAGTGACACATTGAGGGACTGGGTGGTTGACGGACGAGCCTACCCCGAACGGGATATTGTTGATAGAGAAGTGGTCATCATAGTGTTGGTGGCCTACCATTGTTGCTGTACTGTATTTTCTATATACATGAAGGTTCTCTCTTGGGTTCCTTGCATTTAATATGTTGAAATCCCCCACCAATCTAGCCGACCTGTAGAGAGCAGCCGGCGATACGAGGAGAGCGGGGTTTGTCCACATCCCGAGCTAGCCCTAACTTCTCTAAACTTGGCCATTTGCGCTTGAAGAATTCTTCCAAAGAAAAGTAAATCCTCGTGAAAGAACAGAAAACAGTGGAAATTGCGTTGAAGATATTCGCATCGGTGATTCTACCTCCTGTGTCGACACAGATACTTACACATGCCAGCTACCGAGCTACCCTGCAGTCTTTACGAGCAATAACCAGGGTTTCTGGGCTTCAAGTGCCCAATGTAGCAAATAAATGGATATTTGAAGCCACTCCAGTCCCCAAATCGGCTAGGACGGAGACCaggggggtggggggggaCAGCATCTGATGGTGACAAACCATCGTCAGCACAGTCAGCACCGCCTCATCAGAGGCATCTTACACCTCTTACACCTCTTACCATCCTTTAAcgactttttctttctataCCGCCTCTTGTTCGTTGATTTCTGCTCAACCTATTCAAAGACAGGCAACGTCATCTTCCTACCATTCCGCATCCTGCACTACTGCACGTGAAACACCATGACCACTCCAAAGCAATACTACAACGTCGGAGTAATCGTCTTCGATGGCGCAGACATCCTCGACTTTGCAGGGCCAATGGAGATCCTGTCTCATACCTCGCACAATCGCAGCCCAAACAAACCAGACCGAATGTTCAAGATCCAAACCATTGCTCGAAAGCCCACTATCAGAGCCGCCGGCTCTCTGGCCGTACACGTGGATCTTCTTTTGGACGAAGCGATCAATGCAGTCTCGAGTTTTGACATCTTGGTCGTACCCGGTGGGCCCACTTCAGTGATTCACGCGTTGCTCGATACCGGGGCGCCGGAATTGGATGTGATCCGCAAGTTTTCAGGCCTCCCGCAACGATCCTCCACTCAGCAGCGCATTTTATTCTCGGTCTGCACCGGGGCTTTCTTACTCGGTGCAACTGGGATCCTCGCTGGCGTTACAGTCACCACCCACCATATGGCTCTTGACACCCTGCGCGATATATGCTCCCGAGCGAACAATGGCGCCGCCCCCACCACAGTGGAGTTTAGGCGCTATATCGATAGTGGGCTTCTTGAAGGTGGCGCTGTCAGGCTCATTACTGCTGGCGGAATTAGTTCTGGCCTTGATGCGTCGCTTTACCTTGTCAGCCAGCTAACTAGTCCCGATATGGCAGCTTTCGTagcgaggatgatggagTATGACTGGAAGGAGGTGGAACAGTAATACCAATTTGGGCAGTATACACAGATGGATCTTCGTTCCTGATAATGCTTCAACACAGACAGATATAACGAGTTCAGTCATGTTCCTCTACAACAGCTTGTTTCTCTGTAGGACTGTCAAAGGACTGTATACTCACGTCCATGGTTATGCCCGCCATTGAGCAGGTTCCTTGAATTGCTCCTTTAAGATGTTACTTCCCACTGACCATGTGGTTTCCGTTTGCGATGGCTTGATACATCGCACCAGTCCATGGTGGCGACCCCATGTTGTTTGTCTGATACACACATGCAAAGGTGAGATCCCGTGGACCATTTAGATCTATGCGTGGCTATGTGTGACATGTAACTATAATTGCTCGGAAGCTACTGGGTTGCTGATCGAATACAAATGGAGTATGTCGACTGGTGCCAGGCTAAGCTTTGCTCAATAGGCTGGATACTGCATGCATGTCTAGCCATCAGACTTTGCCCCTGCTAGCATACTTTACATAATTCTGGGAGTTTTCATTTGTTCATCTTTATTGTCCGAACGTTGCTGACACAGGATTCATCATAACCCTTGTCCATTTTCCATTTTCGTCGCTGTGAGCGGAGTTAAAATTACAAAGTATAGGTCGCACAGAATTGACATAGAATGATCTAGGTTACGTTTTCCTGAATAAAACCTCTTATGTGAGTTTTGAATCTTTGGTCTGAAGTACAGTGATTAGACAGAATCGCCAGCAGCACAAAACATGTCTGTAGGTCAAGGATCAGATCAAACTTCTACTCCCGGGTATATAGCAGCTGCCGCTCTGGCGGGGAATGCGCCCCTTCCTAATCTCCAACACACGAGTgcgagagaaaaaaaattcTCTATTGCGCTTATTCTTTTCTGCGGTATACGTTTGCTTGTGAGACCAAGAAACACGATGGTTGTCTCGACGCCACTCTCTGCCGTGTCTTCGTCCCCGTATAGTGCGGCGACAGACCAGAATGGAATTATTCCTGAGGGGGCGAAGGAAAAGCCTGGAAATGGAACAAAAAATACCTTCCCGTCGAACGATACGACGCTGTCACTTGGGTCGACCCCCATCGACAGGTCCATCGCACCTAATGGGATTACCGCAAACGGCGTTGTCCACATACAACGCCAGGCACAAAATGTGCTCAACGGCGACGTAGCCCATGCTACCGCTTCAAATACAGAATCAGAAGACTACAATATGTCTGCCGCCATTCTGAAGATTATCGAAAGTTATGGAGTTGACTACGAGAAACCGGGCGGCTCCTGGAAAGGGTTTGACTCCTTCATTCCGATTGTGCGCGCGCAGGtcaagaaacaagaaccCATTCGCATGATTTTACCCGCATTTCCATTCAAATCACCCAATGTGCGAGACAAGGTGCTCGGCACGCTTCCTGATCTGGGTGAGCAGCTGGCGCTTTTCCACTTGAACGGACTGTGCGAGAATATCGCCCAGATCTATGAGCCTGGCGCCGATGTATACATTAGCTCGGACGGGCTTGTCTATAATGGTGAGTTAAATATTTTAAAATGTTAAAGCGAAACTTCTGACATTCAGCAGACATTCTTGGAGTTTCCGATGAAACTGTCTGGGAATATGGAGAGGCGTtgcggaagatggcgatCGAGCAAGAGCTTCATCATGTCAAATTCATTCGTCTCtttgagcttctcgagcaTCCTGGGTTTCATTCCGAGTCATCAGAGTCCGCGAAAGCATCCTACTTGGCGCACGCCAACTGCCTACGACGGGAACTGATGTACTCCTTTGGCGACCCAACCTTtgacgccgacgaggccatcaaaACCGACACGGATACCTGCCTTACATATCGCGGATACATCAAGTTCCTGACCAAGGATTTGGCACATCAGGAAGAAAACCACTTGATGTCGAAGCGCTCGAGACAAGCACACATCGCTCAAACAGCGCGCCAAATGATTGTTCGCGGAAAGATGTTCGCGGCCGCTATCAAAGCCAATCGGAAAGACTACGTGCGGCTTTCAATTCACCAGTCTGCGGGCGAGAAAAAGGTATCCATTTCTCTTATCCCCCAAGTTCGAGGCGTGTTGGGTTATACCCCGTGGCATTCGTCTGTGGCTGTCGGACTAGATGGATCATACCGCACAGTGCACGCAGAAGATGTACGCGACACGCATGATCTGATCTTTAAAAATGGTCAGCCATATTACTTCCGAGAGAAATCCGATATCTTCAACTGGGTCGACGACGGTCTTTGTGTTAAGTTCGAGCATCTCTACCCCTGCGGTCTCATCATCCGACCCGCAGACATCGACGATGTgaacccaccaccatctctcCGCTCTATCCCCATGCAGAAGGTCCGCCAGCTCTCAAATGGCATGTCCCCAATTATCCTTCGAGGTTTTTCCGAGACTCTCGAAGAAGAGCTATATGTCGAAAAGGCCGAGCAGCTAGGGACTCTTCTCCCGTGGAGcttcggcatcatccagaaagTGCGGGACGCAGGTCGGTCCGACAAGATGGGCAACAATGTCACATCAAATGAAGCAATGCCCATGCACTTTGATGGCATGTTCAAGTTCGAAGAGTTGCAAGACCCAGTCACCGGGGAGACTACCAAGGTTCAAAGGCCACCTGGCTACCAGTTCTTTACCTGTCCGGCCACGGCGCCTAAAGGAAGTGGATATACATTGTTTGCCAGCTCACGCCTCTTCTTCCGGTACCTGCCTATTCCATGGACGGCTGAGAGGCTTGAGAAGGTAACTTGGGCTATGGATAATGACGGCTTCTGGCAGTCCAAAATCCCGAATGTACCGCTTGTCGTGAAACATCCGCTCTCGGGAAAGCCATGTCTACGCTGGCATCAACCGTGGGACTCGACAAAGACAAAGTTCTCTACCTGCAAAATCACCATTGAAAATGACGATCAGAGTATTGTGCAGGTTGTTGATTCGGGAATATACGATCATCGAATCTGTCTGCGCTTTGGGTGGGAGAAGGGCGATCTGCTCATCAGTGACAATACCGCTATGCTGCACACGCGGACTGGCTATACCAGTGATTGTGATCGGGAGTTGTGGCGGATTCACGTTGACTAGATTGGAAGACGAGGGAGCAGTCTGTTAGCTATCTTCTTATCTTGTTGATTAGTTTTGGTCACTGCCTCGCTTGAGTAGAAATCAATGTCTTTTACATGTCTGGCTTACTTTGAGATCAATTCTGTATTAAAACTATATCTTTAATGCGGACTGGCTGTTCTATCCAGGAGATTCAATTCATAGCCTAGAGCCAGTACATTTCAAGATATCTGTAACCTCTATATATCACACAACACATGATCTGTTAAGAGAACCACTACATAATAATGGGACAGTTGCTATCAAGATACCAGTCGTGCGCCTTCTGCTCGGTACAACCTGCAGTCCACAGCCTAGTCATCTGAGTTGTTGAATAAGGAACAGGGCCATAGACCTGATAGCTGTAGTCTGCAGCTTGCAGACCAGCTTGTCTTGTTCCAGAAATATCTTCACAACCATTATTGCCGACCGATGTGGATGGAACAGGGGGTCTCTGGTAGTATGATAGTTCCTTAGGAATCAATACGATAACTTTGGACTCCGGTGCTGTGGTGCTGATTGTTTGCAGGATTTGAGGCAATGCTGCTTCTGGTGTTGCAGTGTGTATTAGCTTATAGTCGCATATCGAAGAATCGGGCTGGTACCTGTCGCAAAATAATATAGAGGCTGATTTGGTGACGATCCCATCCAGGAGTCCAGCATGGACGGCTCATCAGAGCGAGCCATAGTACCTTGTGTTCCGTTTCCCTTGCTTACAGACGTTGCAGAATCAGGGTAGTCTGTTGTGTATCCAATCCAAGGTGGTGAAAAGTCATCATTAACATCTCCGTTTCCAAAAATATATTCAAACAGATCGTGTTTAGGGATAGGCATGTCGTTAGCCCATAGAAACGAACATGGCTTGGAAGGCACATTCGAATCTGCTGATGTTTCCCGAACATAGAGACACGAGTTTGGCAAATTGGCTTTGTGGTTTTCTTGACCATAACACGAAGTGTAAGGTGGATATATCAAAGGCGAAGTCGAGTACATTTGGTCCCCGCCGTGAAGAGCCGCTGCGGCGCGCAATTCATTAGCGACAACACGCTCCTGCAGCTTTGCAATGCGGTCTCGAATCTTGCGTCCTGGAAAGACTATGAGTTACGCCCCCTTTAGAGTGGGGGTAGTCTCACGATGATTTCTCTGCGAGAGCCGATTCTGAAGACGTCTCCTCACCAAAGGGTCCTGCGTCTGACCGGCTGCTTCGTTAATTGTGGAAGTGTTCGAATTTGTAGAGTTGCCCATTGTTGCGATCAGAGTAATAGCTTCTAGATAGTTTTGGGGGATGTTTGAATCTTCCACACTGCATACACAGGCTTATATATGACCCCGGAGTTTCGGCAGTCTCCCATTTTCCTATATAAGAAACTTCCACCAGCCCCACGAGGCAGAGGCATGCCGTGTTATCATTCTGTGCAACAACTACACATATGGTAGCCGGTGAAGTCGGTCTGGAAGCGAACGACATCGAGTTGGGACCGGTGTTTTCAACCGCGTGATGTCCCCAACTTGCGGTGAGGTGCGTCTTTTTTATGTCTTGAAGTTTATACATTGATGACCTATCATACTACGCAGGTAAGCCAGCGTGACCATTGCGCCTAAAAATAAATATTAGTAGCCCCAGAGCTGGTCAACGCCCCAAAGAAGAAGCTGTATATCTGACCTTCAACGCTAAATTCGACATAACTCACCTTCTTATCACCGTAATAGGAAACTCTGGAATATAAGTACACGATCCATAAACACAGTTACGTCATTTTGTTGAACAGTATTGGCATTGAGACTGCTTCTAATTTTGTCCTGGCTCAGCAGATCGGACAGACATACCCCAGATGTGCCAGGCTAGATGTCTCGGCTAGACCTGTCCGTTAACATTCCCAGGTTCTATCCCGGTCACATGTGCCTTTTGATGAGTTTCTACGGAGCGGCCGGCTCGGTTTATCTGTGGTTCTGAGGCCTGGAGACCGGGTTTTGTGTGACAGGTACTGGCGGGGGAAACTATCTGGGGTTCCACGGGGTTAATGACTGGTCTTAGGGAGAGTCTGAGAAATCCTCGCTACCACTTGCTGGATTGGGAAGGATAAAGTCAGATTTGGGAAGGTATAAATCGTATCATTCATTAAGGTGGACAACGTCTAGGTTAGGGCTAGGCCCTCTCTGAAAGACGTGGTCTGCGCGCAAACAACGGACTACTTCCTACCAATCAGGAACCAGCAAGCCAAGGGTATGATAATCTCCTTACATGGGAGAAGTTACAGGCAAAGAGATGTAATTACTCACTGAACGAATTCTCGATAGTATCTATTCACGCTCACATGGTATCATGGTAATAGCAAGGGGACCGAAATATGATGTGTCCCCGAACGCCTGCGGTGCCCAAAACTCCCAAATCAAGCTATTAACAAACATATTAAACTGGGTGGACTGGCCCTATTGGTCTATGTAGAATGGTCTATGTGTATCCGTGAGGCGCAGTCTCGGCTCGAAAGTCGAGCATCTGCTGGCTGTCTAGCAGAACGAAGGACTCGTAGCGCAGTCCGCGCTCGTAGTGAAGATTCTCGGACCACGAGCTCACCGAGCTGTTCCAGACACTGGCGTATCCGTCAAAAAGCGCACGCCAGTAGCACGCCTCCGCGGCGGGAGTCAGGTATCGCTCGCGGAAGGTCTTGACGCTGTTGTTGGCGATGCGCCGGGCGGCGTCGGTGTCGCGGACGAGGGGATCGAGTTTCTCGCCGAGATCACGGAAGTCGCGCTCAACCTCGACGTAGTTTTGGTGTGGGCCGCTGGACATGAGGAGATAGTGGTGGTGTTGGATGTACTGGAGTTTGTGAGCGACGATGACCGACCTGCAGGCCTGTCGGTATTTGAGTGAGGCAGAGTAGGACCGGCCTGGAAAGGTGTTAGCACAGCAACCAAAAAAAGGGCAGAGAGGGGAACTCACCCTCAACATGGGCAATAAACATGTAATGACAGTGGTCCTCCATCTTGAGCAAGTTCGTGCCCTTTGCCCAGTCGACTTGCTTCACATCGCCCCAGGGTTGATCACGCGCAGCCTCGAGCAGTGCACGACGCAGCTTGGGCGCGAAACTCGGCTTGCCACGCCACACGAGCTGCGGTTTTTTCTCTGACCAGGGGATATCCAGACGCTCGACGCGGTCGACCACTTGATCATACGGCCCCATGGCGTTATTGTCGTTATCCCAAGCCCAGAAGCTAAAGTCGGGCATGAGCCAGACGGCTTCCTCGGTGGGGGTGCGCGCAAAGACCCAGACAGGATGATCCGGGAGCGTaacatcctcgaccttgtCCTCCACCGAAAACACGAATTCGAAATCTCGCCTCACAGCTCGACCCCCATCGCCGGCCAGCGCGCGATGGATCGAGCTCAAGACGCCCAGGATTTTCCGGCGGTGGTCCTCGCCGTGGGCGCGGGCGGAGACGACGTGGAGGTTGCCGTGGGAAACAAAGGCACGGGCCATGCCTTCTTTTATGGGGATGGTGTCGAGTTCCTCGGTCGACAGAGCGCCGTGTGATCGCCAGTATTGTTCGCCGCGAGCGACGTCTTCAAACAGGCCGGGGAAGGCAGCCTGGCACTGCATCTGGTCGAGGGCTTGGTTCCGGCCATCAAGACGGTAGTCGAAGCGCCAGACGGGGGCAGGACTGGACTGGTCGCGCAGACCAGTGTCGGAGCAGGAGAGACAGGTGGAGCATtcgaaggtggtggaggtcTGGCACGCGCAGTGGCCGGCGGGGATGAGCTGGGTGAGCATGGGGTGGATGTACTCGCGGTCCGTGTTCATGCCATACcagatggcgaggatgatgctGCAGGAGAGGGTGGTAATGGcgcagagcagcagcaggaggcCGCGTTTCAGACGCGGAAAGGAGCAGCTCGGGAGGGCCATAATTATGGCGCAGGAGAAGGGACTCGGGCACGCAGCATTATTTGTTGATCAATTCTCGATCACGATGGAGAATAAAAGACAGGAAGACagagaaaaagacagaaaggaatGTAGAAGTGGGGTGCGAAAAGGAAGGCAGAGAAAGGGAGTGTGTGTGGAGGCAAGTCGGGGTGCCTGAAACTACCTGGAGGGCGAAGCAGAGTCTTGCCCCCTTTGGGTTTACCATGAATGGGTTTGAGCCTCAGGGCGGCCGCGGAGTGGGGCCTTGCGCGTCATGGTGGCGCTGGTTGGTCCCTGGGCTAGCAAAGGTTATTTGGTTCTCCAGCCCGGGGATCAGGGTTGGCGCTGCTGCCTATGTCGAGGGGGCCGAGAAAATGCAGGGGGTGCGACGGGGGACGGGGAAAGGGAAGACCCTGTCCACTCGAGGGCTGCTGTTGCCAACACGCGGGGCTTGCTTGTCGCCTAAGCCGCGATCGACGGGGATGGCGTGTGCAATTGGGGCGGTGACAACATGTCCGGTTGGGATGGATCGACGGAAGCTCTCTACCGCCATTCTCGAACCTGGATCTATTGTTCtggcaagatggccgagttggtCCAAGGCGTCAGGTTAAGGTCCTGATCTCCGCAAGGGGGCGTGGGTTCGAATCCCACTCTTGTCACTGTATTTTTGTTCTTTACTTTTTAATAGCATCGATAGTTCTTGTCTTGATTTGGTGGATTCTTTTTGGTTCGTAATTATATTAGGATGGAAGAACAGGCCATCTCATCTAACAATGCGGGAGGTACCGTAACCGGGATATGCTGCTTCCAAGAACCACGCCCGAGACATCCCGTCCGGTTTAGCCCCAACCAACGCCCATGCGTATGCAAAAATAGCTGCCCCACAAACACGGCAGCCGGCGGGTTATTGTCGTGACTGGCTCCGCTCATGTCGATCGGTTCGACTGCGACCTGATGTCACCAGGGTCTCACCCGCTTCCCCATCGGTGCGGGCACTGGCGGGTCGTGATTTACCGGGACGAACCCGCCCCAAGGCTCGCTGCAACAGCCCGTCCGCCTTCTCATCGAGCTCCATCTCAACACGTGCGCCCAGTGTGTCAGTATCGGCACCCGTTTCTGGAGTCGCGACGTGCGCGACCTCGTCCGTCCACTCCCCCGGGTAGGATCCCTGGGGGGCACCGCGGCGTCGGGGCGTTTCGTCTGGTGGCTGCTCCCGGGAACGTGTCGAGCTGCGGCTGTTGCCTGATCGAAGCGTTTCTTCCAACGAATGG
Encoded proteins:
- a CDS encoding uncharacterized protein (ID:PFLUO_005691-T1.cds;~source:funannotate) codes for the protein MVVSTPLSAVSSSPYSAATDQNGIIPEGAKEKPGNGTKNTFPSNDTTLSLGSTPIDRSIAPNGITANGVVHIQRQAQNVLNGDVAHATASNTESEDYNMSAAILKIIESYGVDYEKPGGSWKGFDSFIPIVRAQVKKQEPIRMILPAFPFKSPNVRDKVLGTLPDLGEQLALFHLNGLCENIAQIYEPGADVYISSDGLVYNDILGVSDETVWEYGEALRKMAIEQELHHVKFIRLFELLEHPGFHSESSESAKASYLAHANCLRRELMYSFGDPTFDADEAIKTDTDTCLTYRGYIKFLTKDLAHQEENHLMSKRSRQAHIAQTARQMIVRGKMFAAAIKANRKDYVRLSIHQSAGEKKVSISLIPQVRGVLGYTPWHSSVAVGLDGSYRTVHAEDVRDTHDLIFKNGQPYYFREKSDIFNWVDDGLCVKFEHLYPCGLIIRPADIDDVNPPPSLRSIPMQKVRQLSNGMSPIILRGFSETLEEELYVEKAEQLGTLLPWSFGIIQKVRDAGRSDKMGNNVTSNEAMPMHFDGMFKFEELQDPVTGETTKVQRPPGYQFFTCPATAPKGSGYTLFASSRLFFRYLPIPWTAERLEKVTWAMDNDGFWQSKIPNVPLVVKHPLSGKPCLRWHQPWDSTKTKFSTCKITIENDDQSIVQVVDSGIYDHRICLRFGWEKGDLLISDNTAMLHTRTGYTSDCDRELWRIHVD
- a CDS encoding uncharacterized protein (ID:PFLUO_005692-T1.cds;~source:funannotate) is translated as MALPSCSFPRLKRGLLLLLCAITTLSCSIILAIWYGMNTDREYIHPMLTQLIPAGHCACQTSTTFECSTCLSCSDTGLRDQSSPAPVWRFDYRLDGRNQALDQMQCQAAFPGLFEDVARGEQYWRSHGALSTEELDTIPIKEGMARAFVSHGNLHVVSARAHGEDHRRKILGVLSSIHRALAGDGGRAVRRDFEFVFSVEDKVEDVTLPDHPVWVFARTPTEEAVWLMPDFSFWAWDNDNNAMGPYDQVVDRVERLDIPWSEKKPQLVWRGKPSFAPKLRRALLEAARDQPWGDVKQVDWAKGTNLLKMEDHCHYMFIAHVEGRSYSASLKYRQACRSVIVAHKLQYIQHHHYLLMSSGPHQNYVEVERDFRDLGEKLDPLVRDTDAARRIANNSVKTFRERYLTPAAEACYWRALFDGYASVWNSSVSSWSENLHYERGLRYESFVLLDSQQMLDFRAETAPHGYT
- a CDS encoding uncharacterized protein (ID:PFLUO_005690-T1.cds;~source:funannotate); protein product: MTTPKQYYNVGVIVFDGADILDFAGPMEILSHTSHNRSPNKPDRMFKIQTIARKPTIRAAGSLAVHVDLLLDEAINAVSSFDILVVPGGPTSVIHALLDTGAPELDVIRKFSGLPQRSSTQQRILFSVCTGAFLLGATGILAGVTVTTHHMALDTLRDICSRANNGAAPTTVEFRRYIDSGLLEGGAVRLITAGGISSGLDASLYLVSQLTSPDMAAFVARMMEYDWKEVEQ